One stretch of Streptomyces sp. R21 DNA includes these proteins:
- a CDS encoding SelT/SelW/SelH family protein: MSGRVEIEYCTQCRWLPRAAWLAQELLTTFETELTELALKPGTGGVFVVRVDDEVVWDRREQGFPEPTAVKQAVRDRVAPGRSLGHSDK, translated from the coding sequence ATGAGTGGCCGTGTCGAGATCGAGTACTGCACGCAGTGCCGCTGGCTGCCCCGCGCGGCCTGGCTGGCGCAGGAGCTGCTGACGACCTTCGAGACCGAACTGACCGAACTGGCCCTGAAGCCCGGCACGGGCGGCGTCTTCGTCGTCCGCGTCGACGACGAGGTCGTGTGGGACCGCCGCGAACAGGGGTTCCCGGAGCCGACGGCGGTGAAGCAGGCCGTACGCGACCGAGTGGCCCCGGGAAGGTCCCTGGGCCACTCGGACAAGTGA
- the aceB gene encoding malate synthase A — protein MSAPAPSPLAIVDAEPLPRQEEVLTDAALAFVAELHRLFTPRRDELLARRAERRAEIARTSSLDFLPETAAIRADDSWRVAPAPAALNDRRVEITGPTDRKMTINALNSGAKVWLADFEDASAPTWENVILGQVNLADAYTRNIDFTDPASGKSYALRPNDELATVVMRPRGWHLNERHLVAADGTQVPGALVDFGLYFFHNAQRLLDLGKGPYFYLPKTESHLEARLWNDVFVFAQDYVGIPQGTVRATVLIETITAAYEMEEILYELRDHAAGLNAGRWDYLFSIVKNFRDGGAKFVLPDRNAVTMTAPFMRAYTELLVRTCHKRGAHAIGGMAAFIPSRRDEEVNKVAFEKVKADKDREAGDGFDGSWVAHPDLVPIAMASFDAVLGEKPNQKDRLREDVDVKAGDLIAIDSLHAKPTYDGLVNAVQVGIRYIEAWLRGLGAVAIFNLMEDAATAEISRSQIWQWINAGVEFEHAGHTVQATPELAREVAAKELAAIRAEIGEEAFAAGNWQQAHDLLLTVSLDEDYADFLTLPAYEQLRG, from the coding sequence ATGTCCGCACCAGCGCCGTCCCCGCTGGCCATCGTCGACGCCGAGCCCCTGCCCCGGCAGGAAGAGGTCCTCACGGACGCGGCCCTCGCCTTCGTGGCCGAGCTGCACCGGCTGTTCACGCCCCGGCGTGACGAGCTCCTCGCCCGCCGAGCGGAGCGCCGCGCCGAGATCGCCCGCACCTCCTCGCTCGACTTCCTCCCGGAGACCGCCGCCATCCGCGCGGACGACTCCTGGAGGGTGGCCCCCGCTCCGGCCGCGCTGAACGACCGCCGCGTCGAGATCACCGGTCCCACCGACCGCAAGATGACCATCAACGCCCTGAACTCCGGCGCGAAGGTCTGGCTCGCGGACTTCGAGGACGCCTCCGCGCCGACCTGGGAGAACGTGATCCTCGGTCAGGTCAACCTGGCCGACGCGTACACCCGCAACATCGACTTCACCGACCCGGCGAGCGGCAAGTCGTACGCCCTGCGCCCGAACGACGAACTCGCGACGGTCGTCATGCGCCCGCGCGGCTGGCACCTGAACGAGCGCCACCTCGTCGCCGCCGACGGCACCCAGGTCCCCGGCGCGCTCGTCGACTTCGGCCTCTACTTCTTCCACAACGCGCAGCGGCTGCTCGACCTCGGCAAGGGCCCGTACTTCTACCTCCCGAAGACGGAGTCGCACCTGGAGGCCCGCCTCTGGAACGACGTCTTCGTCTTCGCACAGGACTACGTCGGCATCCCGCAGGGCACCGTCCGCGCGACCGTCCTGATCGAGACGATCACGGCGGCGTACGAGATGGAGGAGATCCTCTACGAACTCCGCGACCACGCCGCCGGGTTGAACGCGGGCCGCTGGGACTACCTCTTCTCGATCGTCAAGAACTTCCGTGACGGCGGCGCCAAGTTCGTGCTGCCGGACCGCAACGCGGTGACGATGACGGCCCCGTTCATGCGGGCGTACACCGAACTCCTCGTCCGCACCTGCCACAAGCGCGGCGCCCACGCGATCGGCGGCATGGCCGCGTTCATCCCCTCGCGCCGGGACGAAGAGGTCAACAAGGTCGCCTTCGAGAAGGTCAAGGCCGACAAGGACCGTGAGGCGGGCGACGGCTTCGACGGGTCCTGGGTGGCCCACCCGGACCTCGTACCGATCGCCATGGCCTCCTTCGACGCCGTGCTCGGCGAGAAGCCGAACCAGAAGGACCGGCTGCGCGAGGACGTCGACGTCAAGGCGGGCGACCTGATCGCCATCGACTCGCTGCACGCCAAGCCCACCTACGACGGTCTCGTCAACGCCGTCCAGGTCGGCATCCGCTACATCGAGGCGTGGCTGCGCGGCCTCGGCGCGGTCGCCATCTTCAACCTCATGGAGGACGCGGCCACCGCCGAGATCTCCAGGTCGCAGATCTGGCAGTGGATCAACGCGGGCGTCGAGTTCGAGCACGCGGGGCACACGGTGCAGGCCACGCCCGAGCTGGCGCGCGAGGTCGCCGCCAAGGAACTCGCCGCCATCCGTGCCGAGATCGGCGAGGAGGCCTTCGCGGCGGGCAACTGGCAGCAGGCCCACGACCTGCTCCTGACGGTCTCGCTCGACGAGGACTACGCGGACTTCCTCACGCTGCCGGCGTACGAGCAGCTGCGCGGCTAG
- a CDS encoding acyl-CoA thioesterase, protein MTEPFSVPVTVRGYETDVLGHLNQSVYLNYAEHARWSLLQAAGIGQNELIGKGVGPVALETTIRYLRELRAGDETVVTCVFSWGEGKTFRIEQQIRKPDGTVAAEITAVSGLMDLKERRLVRDPREYFRALAADARLFGL, encoded by the coding sequence GTGACAGAGCCGTTTTCCGTGCCAGTGACCGTCCGTGGGTACGAGACGGATGTTCTCGGACACCTCAACCAGAGCGTGTATCTGAACTACGCGGAGCACGCCCGCTGGTCGTTACTGCAGGCGGCCGGGATCGGCCAGAACGAGTTGATCGGCAAGGGCGTGGGGCCGGTCGCCCTGGAGACCACGATCCGCTACCTGCGGGAGCTGAGGGCGGGCGACGAGACCGTGGTCACCTGCGTCTTCTCCTGGGGCGAGGGCAAGACCTTCCGCATCGAGCAGCAGATACGCAAGCCCGACGGCACGGTGGCCGCCGAGATCACGGCGGTCAGCGGGCTCATGGACCTCAAGGAGCGGCGCCTCGTGCGGGACCCGCGCGAGTACTTCCGCGCGCTGGCCGCCGACGCGCGGCTGTTCGGCCTCTGA
- a CDS encoding IucA/IucC family siderophore biosynthesis protein: MDRVDDVETAADAYAAAPLLNCLLREAAEPTDEPGVHRLRAGGRLLRVRGTRRPAQPELHAAGAWHRLDHAELVKLTAEELRRLTGLSNSELPAEMIDSRQAVAALLAARARATPPADPYLLSEQSLITGHPFHPAPKARGGGPVAGWLPYAPEAYARFPLELLGVREDAVVEEGDTSALDALGEGAAPPGYRLLPAHPWQLDLVAGRPEIRAALADGRLVRLGRTARPVRPTAAIRTLYVPGDDLFVKFSLDVRITNDIRRLWRHDLLKLRRTDEAVTRAFAALPGPAAWLSDRGYRTADFAFEELAVLVRDGLGDHVLPGATPLLSAALVEGFEGSPLDRLGDPAAWWAAYLRQVVPPALHAFARHGVVLEAHLQNTLVAVDADGMPVQALFRDAEGVKLLPGVTRAAGWERLVYCLVVNHLAELAALLAERHPEQDLWAAVRRELIRYDTEHGLPEIAGLLASPTLPGKTNLLLRWTGADGADARYLPLPNPLAGH; this comes from the coding sequence ATGGATCGCGTGGACGACGTCGAGACCGCCGCGGACGCCTACGCGGCAGCTCCCCTCCTCAACTGCCTGTTGCGGGAGGCCGCGGAGCCCACGGACGAACCGGGAGTGCACCGGCTGCGGGCCGGCGGACGGCTGCTCCGGGTCCGCGGGACGCGCCGGCCCGCGCAGCCCGAACTCCACGCGGCCGGCGCCTGGCACCGGCTCGACCACGCCGAGCTGGTCAAACTCACCGCCGAGGAACTGCGCCGCCTCACCGGCCTGTCCAACTCCGAGCTGCCCGCCGAGATGATCGACAGCCGGCAGGCGGTGGCCGCGCTGCTCGCCGCGCGCGCCCGGGCGACGCCGCCCGCCGATCCGTACCTGCTGTCCGAGCAGTCCCTGATCACCGGGCATCCGTTCCATCCGGCGCCCAAGGCCCGTGGCGGCGGCCCGGTCGCGGGCTGGCTGCCGTACGCGCCCGAGGCGTACGCCCGCTTCCCGCTGGAACTGCTCGGCGTGCGCGAGGACGCGGTCGTCGAGGAGGGCGACACGAGCGCGCTCGACGCGCTCGGTGAAGGCGCGGCCCCGCCCGGCTACCGACTGCTCCCCGCCCATCCCTGGCAGCTCGATCTCGTGGCCGGCCGCCCGGAGATCCGTGCCGCCCTCGCCGACGGCCGGCTCGTCCGCCTCGGCCGCACCGCCCGCCCCGTCCGGCCGACGGCGGCCATCCGCACGCTGTACGTCCCCGGCGACGACCTGTTCGTGAAGTTCAGCCTCGATGTGCGCATCACCAACGACATCCGCCGGCTGTGGCGTCACGACCTGCTGAAGCTGCGCCGCACGGACGAGGCGGTCACCCGGGCCTTCGCCGCCCTGCCCGGACCCGCTGCCTGGCTGAGCGACCGCGGCTACCGCACGGCCGACTTCGCCTTCGAGGAGCTCGCCGTCCTCGTCCGCGACGGCCTGGGCGACCACGTCCTGCCCGGCGCGACCCCGCTGCTGTCCGCCGCCCTGGTGGAGGGCTTCGAGGGCAGCCCGCTCGACCGGCTTGGCGACCCGGCGGCCTGGTGGGCGGCGTATCTGCGCCAGGTCGTGCCCCCGGCCCTGCACGCGTTCGCCCGCCACGGCGTCGTCCTGGAGGCGCACCTGCAGAACACTCTGGTGGCCGTCGACGCCGACGGCATGCCCGTCCAGGCGCTGTTCCGGGACGCCGAGGGCGTGAAGCTGCTGCCCGGGGTCACGCGCGCGGCCGGCTGGGAACGGCTCGTGTACTGCCTGGTCGTCAACCACCTGGCCGAACTGGCCGCCCTGCTCGCCGAGCGCCACCCCGAGCAGGACCTGTGGGCCGCCGTACGCCGGGAGCTGATCCGCTACGACACCGAGCACGGCCTCCCCGAGATCGCCGGCCTCCTCGCCTCGCCGACCCTCCCCGGCAAGACGAACCTGCTGCTGCGCTGGACGGGCGCGGACGGCGCGGACGCCCGCTATCTGCCGCTTCCCAACCCCCTCGCCGGTCATTAA
- a CDS encoding pyridoxal phosphate-dependent aminotransferase: MEFRQSSKLSEVCYEIRGPVIEHANALEEAGHSVLRLNTGNPALFGFEAPEEILQDMIRMLPQAHGYTDSRGILSARRAVAQRYQNLGLTVDVDDVYLGNGISELISMAVQALLEDGDEILIPAPDFPLWTAATTLAGGKAVHYLCDEQADWYPDLDDMASKITDRTKAVVIINPNNPTGAVYPKEIIEGILALARRHGLMVFADEIYDQILYDDAVHHSAAALAPDLVVLTFCGLSKTYRVAGFRSGWLVITGPKQHAKNYLEGLTMLASMRLCANAPAQYAIQAALGGRQSIHELTAPGGRLHEQRTVAWEKLNEIPGVSCVKPRGSLYAFPRLDPKVHKIHDDEKFVLDLLLREKIQVVQGTGFNWPRPDHFRILTLPHVDDLDAAISRIGRFLGGYRQ; encoded by the coding sequence ATGGAGTTCCGGCAGTCGAGCAAGCTCAGCGAGGTCTGTTACGAGATCCGCGGCCCGGTCATCGAGCACGCCAACGCACTGGAGGAGGCGGGCCACAGCGTGCTGCGCCTCAACACCGGAAACCCCGCGCTCTTCGGCTTCGAGGCACCGGAGGAGATCCTCCAGGACATGATCCGCATGCTGCCGCAGGCGCACGGTTACACGGACTCGCGCGGCATCCTCTCCGCCCGCCGTGCGGTGGCCCAGCGCTACCAGAACCTGGGCCTGACGGTCGACGTCGACGACGTCTACCTCGGCAACGGCATCTCCGAGCTGATCTCGATGGCCGTCCAGGCGCTGCTGGAGGACGGCGACGAAATCCTCATCCCCGCCCCGGACTTCCCGCTGTGGACGGCCGCGACGACCCTCGCGGGCGGCAAGGCGGTCCACTACCTCTGCGACGAACAGGCCGACTGGTACCCCGACCTGGACGATATGGCGTCGAAGATCACCGACCGCACCAAGGCCGTCGTGATCATCAACCCGAACAACCCCACCGGCGCCGTCTACCCGAAGGAGATCATCGAGGGCATCCTCGCCCTCGCCCGCCGGCACGGCCTGATGGTCTTCGCCGACGAGATCTACGACCAGATCCTGTACGACGACGCCGTGCACCACTCGGCCGCCGCACTCGCCCCCGACCTGGTCGTCCTCACGTTCTGCGGCCTGTCGAAGACGTACCGGGTGGCGGGCTTCCGCTCGGGCTGGCTGGTGATCACCGGCCCGAAGCAGCATGCCAAGAACTACCTGGAAGGCCTGACCATGCTGGCCTCCATGCGGCTGTGCGCCAACGCTCCCGCGCAGTACGCCATCCAGGCCGCTCTCGGCGGCCGCCAGTCCATCCACGAGCTGACCGCCCCGGGCGGCCGGCTGCACGAGCAGCGCACCGTGGCCTGGGAGAAGCTCAACGAGATCCCCGGCGTGTCCTGCGTGAAGCCGAGGGGCTCGCTGTACGCGTTCCCGCGCCTCGACCCCAAGGTCCACAAGATCCACGACGACGAGAAGTTCGTCCTGGACCTGCTGCTGCGCGAGAAGATCCAGGTCGTCCAGGGCACCGGCTTCAACTGGCCGCGCCCCGACCACTTCCGCATCCTCACCCTCCCGCACGTGGACGACCTGGACGCGGCGATCAGCAGGATCGGGCGGTTCCTCGGGGGGTACCGGCAGTAG
- a CDS encoding DUF5955 family protein, whose protein sequence is MLRSLGQRPVTGSDEDPRVAELRSAVSRLRRELAAHPAEFPDRCIAEDELAALAAMAISGIPEIPRLRRSLLLIAGAIGSVSALARGLSDVRSAVDLFGEPPRH, encoded by the coding sequence GTGTTGCGGAGCTTGGGGCAGAGGCCAGTGACCGGCAGCGACGAGGACCCGAGGGTGGCGGAACTGCGGTCCGCCGTGTCCCGGCTGCGCCGTGAACTCGCCGCGCACCCCGCCGAGTTCCCGGACCGCTGCATCGCCGAGGACGAACTCGCCGCGCTCGCCGCCATGGCGATCAGCGGCATCCCCGAGATCCCGCGCCTGCGCCGCTCCCTGCTGCTGATCGCGGGCGCGATCGGTTCGGTCAGCGCCCTGGCGAGAGGCCTCTCGGACGTACGCAGTGCGGTGGACCTGTTCGGGGAACCGCCGCGCCACTGA
- a CDS encoding VWA domain-containing protein — protein sequence MITRQRLAAGVCALLAALTAGIAFPAGAVADETAEQAAPKVELVLDVSGSMRARDIDGGSRMAAAKQAFNEVLDATPEEVQLGIRTLGANYRGNDRKTGCKDTEQLYPVGPLDRTEAKTAVATLAPTGWTPIGPALLKAADDLNGGEGSRRIVLISDGEDTCQPLDPCEVARDIAAKGIGLTIDTLGLVPDAKTRDQLSCIADATGGTYTSVQHKEELTDRVGQLVERAADPVVTPVAVDGAAACAKAPTLKSGLFTDREEFGQQRWYRVEVLAGQELRTSVSVAADRAVNPDYGVLLRAVTVHGREIVRGEATGNGRTDVVSTGLRYPKPERDDDDSDKPAPEVVCLQVTNSFSATAGVKTTPGMPLELTVDVVDGPDQAGDVASFGLGRGWWLLGALVLTGFVAGLLWGWISRWRVAVWRTN from the coding sequence ATGATCACAAGACAACGGCTGGCGGCAGGGGTCTGCGCCCTGCTCGCCGCCCTGACGGCCGGAATCGCCTTCCCGGCCGGAGCGGTCGCCGACGAAACGGCGGAGCAGGCCGCTCCCAAGGTCGAACTCGTGCTGGACGTCAGCGGTTCGATGCGGGCGCGGGACATCGACGGCGGCTCGCGGATGGCCGCGGCGAAGCAGGCGTTCAACGAGGTGCTGGACGCGACGCCCGAGGAGGTCCAGCTCGGCATACGCACGCTGGGCGCCAACTACCGCGGCAACGACCGCAAGACAGGCTGCAAGGACACCGAGCAGCTCTACCCGGTCGGGCCGCTGGACCGGACCGAGGCGAAGACGGCGGTCGCGACGCTCGCGCCGACCGGCTGGACACCGATCGGGCCCGCGCTGCTCAAGGCGGCCGACGACCTGAACGGCGGCGAGGGTTCGCGCCGCATCGTCCTGATCAGCGACGGCGAGGACACCTGCCAGCCGCTCGACCCGTGCGAGGTGGCCCGCGACATCGCCGCCAAGGGGATCGGTCTCACCATCGACACCCTGGGGCTCGTCCCCGACGCGAAGACCCGCGACCAGCTCAGCTGCATCGCGGACGCGACCGGCGGCACGTACACCTCCGTCCAGCACAAGGAAGAACTCACCGACCGCGTCGGGCAGTTGGTGGAGCGGGCGGCCGATCCGGTGGTGACACCGGTCGCCGTGGACGGTGCCGCGGCGTGCGCGAAGGCGCCCACCCTCAAGTCGGGGCTCTTCACCGACCGCGAGGAGTTCGGCCAGCAGCGCTGGTACCGCGTGGAGGTCCTGGCCGGTCAGGAGCTGCGCACCTCGGTGAGCGTCGCGGCGGACCGTGCCGTGAACCCCGACTACGGGGTGCTGCTGCGGGCGGTCACCGTGCACGGCCGCGAGATCGTGCGCGGCGAGGCCACGGGCAACGGCCGTACGGACGTGGTCTCGACGGGTCTGCGGTATCCGAAGCCCGAGCGGGACGACGACGACAGCGACAAGCCCGCGCCCGAGGTCGTGTGTCTCCAGGTCACCAACTCCTTCTCGGCGACCGCGGGTGTGAAGACCACGCCCGGCATGCCGCTGGAGCTGACCGTCGACGTCGTCGACGGGCCCGACCAGGCGGGCGACGTGGCCTCCTTCGGCCTCGGGCGCGGCTGGTGGCTGCTCGGCGCCCTGGTGCTCACCGGCTTCGTCGCCGGTCTGCTGTGGGGCTGGATCTCGCGCTGGCGTGTCGCGGTCTGGAGGACCAACTGA
- a CDS encoding HipA family kinase yields MLRDVTAVRYVTPLTAGGSVPGVVEADDLGTYVVKFTGSAQGRKALVAEVIVGELARALGLRFPELVLVHFDPAVAADEPHQEVQDLLHASAGLNLGMDYLPGAKDFTPEVAERCTVDPLEAGKIIWLDALTVNVDRTVHSSNLMIWPTFGIAPPRLWLIDHGAALVFHHRWDASVPDKAYDFRHHALGGHTPDTRAADAELAPRVTEELLREITAEVPDAWLADEPGFATPDDVRKAYVGYLAARVKASAAWLPTDFPTREERAAEEAQRAARTQRGRPNWLKRVPDLHGKPAAEQDWSVHLG; encoded by the coding sequence GTGCTCCGCGACGTGACTGCTGTTCGATACGTGACCCCGCTGACGGCGGGCGGCTCCGTGCCCGGAGTCGTCGAGGCCGACGACCTGGGGACGTACGTCGTGAAGTTCACCGGTTCTGCCCAGGGCCGCAAGGCGCTGGTCGCCGAGGTGATCGTCGGTGAGCTGGCCCGCGCCCTCGGCCTGCGCTTCCCCGAACTGGTGCTCGTGCACTTCGACCCGGCGGTCGCCGCCGACGAACCGCACCAGGAGGTCCAGGACCTGCTGCACGCCAGCGCGGGGCTCAACCTCGGCATGGACTATCTGCCGGGCGCGAAGGACTTCACCCCGGAGGTCGCCGAGCGGTGCACGGTCGACCCGCTGGAGGCGGGCAAGATCATCTGGCTCGACGCGCTCACCGTCAACGTCGACCGCACGGTGCACAGCTCGAACCTGATGATCTGGCCGACGTTCGGCATCGCACCGCCGCGGCTGTGGCTCATCGACCACGGCGCCGCCCTCGTCTTCCACCACCGGTGGGACGCGTCCGTGCCGGACAAGGCGTACGACTTCCGGCACCACGCCCTCGGCGGCCACACCCCGGACACGCGGGCGGCCGACGCGGAACTCGCGCCCCGCGTGACGGAGGAACTGCTGCGCGAGATCACGGCGGAGGTGCCCGACGCCTGGCTCGCCGACGAGCCCGGTTTCGCAACCCCGGACGACGTCCGCAAGGCGTACGTCGGCTATCTCGCGGCCCGTGTCAAGGCGTCCGCGGCCTGGCTGCCCACCGACTTCCCCACCCGGGAGGAACGCGCCGCCGAGGAGGCCCAGCGCGCGGCGAGGACACAGCGGGGCCGTCCGAACTGGCTCAAGCGGGTCCCCGACCTGCACGGCAAACCGGCGGCGGAACAGGATTGGTCGGTGCACCTCGGATGA
- a CDS encoding IucA/IucC family protein, with product MHRSPTPDAEAALAAELSVVRPELSAPFAAGLPGARAAVLSRLWRALAHEPMPWIARREPGRDGLTLHLADGRRLSGPHADPYATAAYVTEVRLDGTAYDRPARLMTALAVPNGPDFAAELDHSTASLALSRAGQPGAQPEPVTSREWEQRVVDGHPYHPNCRSRPGFSVAEQIAYGPEHRPVVGLGLASMPSEECLVAGDWPKWLRDGDRVLIPVHPWQAEHVLGAGGVLGPADQEGVPAHPLMSLRTLALPDGPHVKTALSARLTSSVRDISVQSVASSGTVSAFAESMAARTDGLLHVTRTLGAVTANTPDLAAVLREPPEAYVSSEAGERVVPVAALPATGLPRSPSWMAEFTRLALTVGLRLLDLGVALEAHGQNLLVVLSSTDAPLRLVYRDLADIRVSPARLGRHGIGVPELSGRIVTDDEVTLRRKLFGSLVAGALAATAGSAPTLREALATAVRDLPRTEDLAALLDEPLPTKALTLMRLSPRTPGDRWTHLPNPLNSPAP from the coding sequence GTGCACCGTTCCCCCACGCCCGACGCGGAGGCCGCGCTCGCGGCCGAGCTGAGCGTCGTCCGGCCCGAGCTGTCGGCACCGTTCGCGGCCGGACTTCCCGGTGCCCGGGCAGCCGTGCTGTCGCGTCTTTGGCGTGCGCTGGCCCATGAGCCGATGCCCTGGATCGCCCGCCGCGAACCCGGGCGCGACGGCCTGACGCTGCATCTGGCCGACGGGCGCCGGTTGTCGGGCCCGCACGCGGACCCGTACGCGACGGCCGCGTACGTCACCGAGGTGCGGCTCGACGGTACGGCGTACGACCGTCCGGCCCGGCTCATGACGGCGCTCGCCGTTCCGAACGGGCCCGACTTCGCCGCCGAACTCGACCACAGCACCGCCTCGTTGGCGCTCTCCCGGGCCGGGCAGCCGGGTGCGCAACCCGAACCGGTGACGAGCCGGGAGTGGGAGCAACGGGTGGTCGACGGGCATCCGTACCACCCCAACTGCCGTTCCCGGCCCGGCTTCTCGGTGGCCGAGCAGATCGCGTACGGTCCGGAGCATCGGCCGGTGGTGGGGCTGGGGCTCGCGTCCATGCCGTCCGAGGAGTGCCTGGTCGCGGGCGACTGGCCGAAGTGGCTGCGCGACGGGGACCGGGTGCTGATCCCGGTGCACCCCTGGCAGGCGGAGCATGTGCTCGGCGCCGGTGGCGTACTCGGTCCGGCGGATCAAGAGGGCGTCCCCGCCCACCCGTTGATGTCCCTGCGTACGCTCGCGCTCCCCGACGGCCCGCATGTGAAGACGGCCCTGAGCGCCCGACTGACCTCATCCGTGCGGGACATCTCGGTGCAGTCGGTCGCGAGCTCGGGAACCGTCTCGGCGTTCGCGGAGAGCATGGCCGCGCGGACGGACGGACTGCTGCACGTGACGCGCACCCTGGGGGCGGTCACCGCCAACACCCCTGACCTGGCGGCCGTGTTGCGCGAGCCGCCGGAGGCGTACGTTTCGTCGGAGGCGGGCGAGCGCGTCGTACCGGTGGCCGCCCTCCCGGCGACGGGTCTGCCGCGATCCCCGTCCTGGATGGCCGAGTTCACCCGGCTGGCCCTCACGGTCGGGCTGCGGCTGCTGGATCTGGGCGTGGCCCTGGAGGCGCACGGGCAGAACCTGCTCGTCGTGCTCTCGTCCACGGACGCGCCGCTACGGCTCGTCTACCGCGACCTCGCCGACATCCGTGTCAGCCCGGCCCGGCTGGGGCGGCACGGCATCGGGGTCCCGGAGCTGTCCGGACGCATCGTCACGGACGACGAAGTCACCCTGCGCCGCAAGCTCTTCGGTTCCCTGGTCGCCGGTGCGCTGGCGGCGACGGCGGGCTCGGCGCCCACGCTGCGCGAGGCCCTCGCCACCGCCGTACGGGATCTGCCGCGCACCGAGGACCTCGCGGCTCTCCTCGACGAGCCGCTACCCACCAAGGCACTGACGCTCATGCGGCTGTCCCCGCGGACACCCGGCGACCGGTGGACGCACCTCCCGAACCCCCTCAACTCCCCCGCGCCCTGA
- a CDS encoding winged helix-turn-helix transcriptional regulator, translating into MSPRRSYDQFCSAARALDLVGDRWTLLIVRELLAGPRRYTDLHADLPGVSTDVLASRLKDMERDGLTTRRRLPPPAAAYVYELTGRGRELLPVLQSLGAWGAPALAERRPTDAVRAHWFALPLLRCLAGEGEGIVQVRLDEGEFHLRIGEGEGPVYGDGSSVEEPDARLALDAETCTALDQGSLTLRQAIQDGRIEVSGEGRLAKALRDN; encoded by the coding sequence ATGTCACCTCGCCGAAGCTACGACCAGTTCTGCTCCGCCGCCCGCGCGCTCGACCTCGTCGGGGACCGGTGGACCCTGCTGATCGTCCGGGAGCTGCTCGCCGGCCCGCGCCGCTACACCGATCTGCACGCGGACCTGCCGGGCGTGAGCACGGACGTACTCGCCTCGCGGCTGAAGGACATGGAGCGCGACGGGCTGACGACCCGGCGTCGGCTGCCGCCGCCCGCGGCCGCATACGTCTACGAACTCACCGGTCGGGGGCGGGAGTTGCTGCCCGTCCTGCAATCGCTCGGTGCCTGGGGTGCACCCGCCCTGGCGGAGCGCCGGCCCACCGACGCGGTCCGCGCCCACTGGTTCGCCCTGCCACTGCTGCGCTGCCTGGCGGGCGAGGGCGAGGGGATCGTGCAAGTCCGTTTGGACGAGGGGGAGTTCCACCTCCGCATTGGGGAGGGGGAGGGGCCGGTGTACGGGGACGGTTCCTCCGTCGAGGAGCCGGATGCCCGCCTCGCACTGGACGCGGAGACGTGCACAGCGCTGGATCAGGGCTCCCTGACCCTGCGTCAGGCAATACAGGACGGGCGTATCGAGGTGTCGGGAGAGGGCCGGCTGGCCAAGGCGCTGCGCGACAACTGA
- a CDS encoding NTP transferase domain-containing protein, protein MTDNRDQVAGLLLAAGGGRRLGGRPKALLEHRGRPLVEYAAQVLREGGCSRIHVVLGARAEAVRERAELPGCVLVDNPEWEEGMGSSLRAGLDSLARTGARAALVSLVDQPGIGTEAVARVLAAYSSPASLVSASYDGERGHPVLFGADHWPGIAATATGDRGARAYLKAHRDTIRLVECGDVAQPYDIDTEGDLVHLE, encoded by the coding sequence ATGACGGACAACAGGGACCAGGTCGCCGGATTGCTGCTGGCAGCCGGTGGGGGGCGGCGCCTCGGGGGTCGCCCCAAGGCGCTCCTGGAGCATCGGGGGCGACCCCTGGTCGAGTACGCGGCTCAAGTGCTGCGCGAGGGCGGCTGTAGCCGGATTCATGTGGTCCTCGGCGCCCGGGCCGAGGCCGTACGGGAGCGGGCCGAGCTGCCCGGCTGCGTCCTCGTGGACAACCCGGAGTGGGAGGAGGGCATGGGCTCCTCGCTGCGGGCGGGGCTCGATTCACTGGCCCGTACGGGCGCACGGGCCGCGCTGGTGTCGCTCGTCGACCAGCCCGGCATCGGCACCGAGGCGGTGGCGCGCGTGCTCGCCGCGTACTCCTCGCCGGCGTCGCTCGTCTCGGCGTCGTACGACGGGGAGCGCGGCCACCCGGTCCTCTTCGGCGCCGACCACTGGCCGGGGATCGCGGCGACCGCCACGGGCGACCGGGGAGCGCGCGCGTATCTGAAGGCCCACCGGGACACGATCAGGCTCGTCGAGTGCGGTGATGTGGCACAGCCGTACGACATCGACACGGAGGGCGATCTCGTCCACCTTGAATGA